One segment of Leptospirillum ferrooxidans C2-3 DNA contains the following:
- the ltrA gene encoding group II intron reverse transcriptase/maturase — MTETPPTLPHRSFTHWGLIDWSRVERVVKGLQTRIVKATQEEDWGKVKDLQRLLTRSFFGRLLAVKRVTENQGKATPGVDGVIWSTPESKIRALPTLKREGYQSQPLRRVFIPKSNGKMRPLGIPTMKDRAMQALHLLALDPVAETRADGSSYGFRPGRSTADARAHLFLLLASRKRSPWVLEGDIEACFDRISHDWLVSNVPMDKTMLQQWLKAGVIHKGELQPTKSGTPQGGIISPVLANWALDGLDLWLKTWSEGKGLHLVRYADDWILTGPSKDVLERAKERIQEFLTERGMTLSPTKTFIAHIDEGFNFLGWNFRKYYGKLLIKPSEKNVKAILTKIRDWVKGHKQAQQIDVIGFLNPLIRGWSNYHRGAVAKETFAHVDSKIFELLWQWAKRRHPRKSARWIRERYFHTIGTRIWVFADQDDKGNWVSLVKASDTKIVRHVKVRKEANPYDPIWKTYFKDRHKRKREAFGEERWGMAEL, encoded by the coding sequence ATGACGGAAACCCCGCCAACGTTGCCCCATCGCTCCTTCACGCACTGGGGCCTTATCGACTGGTCCCGAGTCGAGAGGGTGGTAAAAGGACTTCAGACGCGCATTGTGAAGGCCACGCAAGAGGAAGACTGGGGAAAAGTCAAAGACCTCCAGCGTCTTCTGACACGCTCGTTCTTCGGTCGACTTCTGGCCGTGAAGCGAGTGACAGAAAACCAAGGAAAGGCAACGCCGGGTGTGGACGGAGTGATCTGGTCCACCCCGGAATCGAAGATCCGAGCCCTGCCGACCCTGAAACGGGAGGGATATCAATCCCAACCGCTCCGAAGGGTCTTCATTCCGAAAAGCAACGGCAAGATGCGGCCGCTTGGCATCCCCACCATGAAGGACCGAGCCATGCAGGCGCTTCATCTGCTGGCTCTGGATCCGGTGGCGGAAACGCGGGCGGACGGAAGCTCCTATGGCTTCCGACCGGGGCGGTCGACCGCAGATGCGAGAGCACATCTCTTTCTTCTGTTGGCCAGTCGCAAACGCTCTCCCTGGGTCCTTGAAGGGGACATCGAAGCCTGCTTCGACCGGATCAGCCACGACTGGTTGGTGTCCAACGTTCCTATGGACAAGACCATGCTTCAACAGTGGCTGAAGGCAGGAGTGATTCACAAAGGAGAACTCCAACCCACGAAGTCCGGGACCCCGCAGGGCGGAATTATTTCGCCTGTGCTCGCTAACTGGGCCTTGGACGGTCTAGATCTCTGGCTTAAAACATGGTCGGAAGGAAAGGGCCTCCATCTCGTGCGTTATGCCGATGACTGGATTCTGACCGGGCCTTCGAAAGACGTTCTGGAAAGGGCCAAGGAGCGCATACAGGAGTTTCTGACGGAACGGGGAATGACCCTGTCTCCGACGAAAACCTTTATTGCCCACATCGACGAGGGGTTCAATTTTCTCGGGTGGAATTTCCGAAAGTATTACGGGAAGCTCCTGATTAAACCGTCGGAAAAGAATGTGAAAGCGATTCTGACGAAAATCCGGGATTGGGTTAAAGGACACAAACAGGCGCAGCAAATCGACGTGATTGGCTTTCTGAATCCGCTGATCCGTGGGTGGTCCAACTACCACCGCGGGGCCGTCGCCAAGGAAACCTTCGCCCATGTGGATTCCAAGATTTTCGAGCTGTTATGGCAATGGGCCAAACGCCGACATCCGAGGAAAAGCGCCCGATGGATCAGGGAACGTTATTTTCACACCATCGGGACACGAATCTGGGTGTTTGCGGACCAAGACGACAAGGGAAATTGGGTATCGCTGGTCAAAGCCAGCGATACGAAGATCGTAAGACACGTCAAGGTCAGGAAAGAAGCCAACCCCTACGATCCCATCTGGAAAACATACTTCAAGGACCGCCACAAGCGGAAGCGAGAAGCATTCGGAGAAGAAAGATGGGGCATGGCTGAACTGTGA